In Fibrobacter sp. UBA4297, a genomic segment contains:
- a CDS encoding TIGR02147 family protein: MKPVTEYEDYRMYMQDYYNERKRVSSFSWREFTRASGFSSPTYLKLVCEGKTRLSPQGAEKVGEAMSLAGFELEYFKTMVTYCHAKTDQERKIAYDAMLELAANNKVKIVDGDAFKYFESWVHPVVRELAPVMPGATPGDIAKRCWQGVTAGEVRESLDFMVRAGLLKKNGDAYVQADKHLKSSSNVVSVALRTMHREMACFAQEAIGQFLSSERNFTGLTMGISAEDYKQILLELDTCRKKIAQIALNSRGTERVYRLNLQLFPLTWGENKDDA; this comes from the coding sequence ATGAAACCGGTAACGGAATACGAAGATTACCGCATGTATATGCAGGATTATTACAACGAGCGCAAACGCGTCTCGTCGTTTTCGTGGCGTGAATTTACGCGAGCTTCGGGATTCTCGTCTCCGACTTATCTTAAACTGGTGTGTGAAGGCAAAACCCGTCTTTCTCCACAAGGGGCCGAAAAGGTCGGTGAGGCCATGAGCCTGGCCGGCTTTGAACTTGAATATTTCAAGACGATGGTTACATATTGCCATGCTAAGACGGACCAGGAGCGCAAAATAGCATACGATGCCATGCTTGAGTTGGCGGCAAATAACAAGGTCAAGATTGTTGATGGCGATGCGTTCAAGTATTTTGAATCGTGGGTGCATCCGGTTGTGAGAGAGCTTGCGCCAGTGATGCCGGGGGCGACTCCTGGGGATATTGCCAAGCGCTGCTGGCAGGGCGTGACGGCGGGAGAGGTTCGCGAATCGCTCGACTTTATGGTCAGGGCTGGCTTGTTAAAGAAAAATGGCGATGCCTATGTGCAGGCCGACAAGCATCTTAAAAGTTCATCAAATGTAGTTTCTGTGGCGTTGCGTACCATGCACCGTGAAATGGCCTGCTTTGCTCAAGAAGCTATCGGCCAATTCCTTTCATCGGAACGCAACTTTACGGGGCTTACCATGGGAATTTCTGCCGAAGATTACAAACAAATTTTGCTGGAACTTGATACTTGCCGCAAAAAGATTGCACAGATTGCCTTGAATAGTCGCGGGACCGAACGAGTTTACAGATTAAATTTGCAATTGTTTCCACTCACGTGGGGAGAGAATAAGGATGATGCTTAA
- the hisH gene encoding imidazole glycerol phosphate synthase subunit HisH, producing the protein MAITVVDYNAGNLTSVMNALKFIGADAKVSRDPDEISKATRLIFPGVGAAASAMETLTKTGIGEAIKAVVKAGNPVLGICIGCQIILEESEEDGGVKTLGLIPGRAVRFKDEPGLKIPHMGWNQVNFTREHPIMKGIRSGCDFYYVHSYYPQVPAEYSFAETTYGTQTFTGLLGKDNLIASQFHQEKSGEVGLAMLKNFCDWNI; encoded by the coding sequence ATGGCTATTACTGTTGTGGATTACAATGCTGGCAACTTGACGTCGGTGATGAATGCGCTCAAGTTCATTGGTGCAGACGCTAAGGTGAGCCGCGATCCCGATGAAATCTCGAAGGCGACGCGCTTGATTTTCCCGGGTGTGGGCGCTGCCGCATCTGCCATGGAAACCTTGACCAAGACTGGAATCGGCGAGGCCATCAAGGCGGTGGTCAAGGCTGGAAACCCGGTGCTTGGCATCTGCATTGGTTGCCAGATTATTCTTGAAGAAAGCGAAGAAGACGGTGGCGTCAAGACGCTTGGCCTCATCCCCGGACGCGCGGTGCGTTTCAAGGATGAACCGGGGCTCAAGATTCCGCACATGGGCTGGAACCAGGTGAACTTCACGCGTGAACACCCGATTATGAAGGGCATCCGCAGCGGTTGCGATTTTTACTACGTGCATTCCTATTACCCGCAGGTTCCGGCAGAATATTCCTTTGCCGAAACGACTTACGGTACGCAGACATTCACGGGGCTCTTGGGTAAGGATAACTTAATCGCAAGCCAGTTCCATCAGGAAAAGAGCGGTGAAGTGGGCCTTGCCATGCTCAAGAACTTCTGCGATTGGAATATTTAG
- a CDS encoding TIGR02147 family protein has protein sequence MKPITEYQDYRCYMQDYYDERKRVSSFSWREFARDAGFTSPTYLKLVCEKKTRLSSLGAEKVGAAMHLVDYELDYFKLMVECCHAKTEDDRKIAFEAMLKLARENSVKVVGADAYKFFETWVHPVVRELASVMPGATPGEIARRCCLDVSAVDVRKSLDFMVNAGLLKKNGDAYEQVDKHLTGSPEIMSVAMRSMHHEMTRFADEALEQFSPKERNFSGLTMGISEADYEQIVQEIDAFRRRIAQIALKGRGVGRVYRLNLQLFPLTWEEGKNHA, from the coding sequence ATGAAACCGATTACGGAATATCAGGATTATCGCTGCTACATGCAGGACTATTACGATGAACGGAAGCGCGTATCGTCGTTTTCCTGGCGTGAATTTGCTCGCGATGCTGGGTTTACTTCGCCAACGTACCTGAAACTTGTGTGTGAAAAAAAGACGCGCCTTTCGTCTCTCGGGGCGGAGAAAGTTGGCGCTGCAATGCATTTGGTGGACTATGAGCTAGATTATTTTAAGCTGATGGTGGAATGTTGCCATGCCAAAACGGAAGATGACCGTAAAATCGCTTTTGAGGCGATGTTGAAACTGGCAAGGGAAAATAGCGTAAAAGTTGTAGGCGCTGATGCGTACAAGTTTTTTGAAACTTGGGTCCATCCGGTGGTGAGGGAACTTGCGTCGGTAATGCCGGGGGCGACTCCAGGTGAAATCGCAAGGCGTTGCTGTTTAGATGTCTCGGCGGTGGATGTTCGTAAGTCGCTCGATTTTATGGTGAATGCGGGACTGCTTAAGAAAAATGGAGATGCCTATGAACAGGTCGATAAGCATTTGACGGGTTCTCCTGAAATCATGTCTGTTGCGATGCGTTCCATGCATCATGAGATGACTCGCTTTGCGGATGAAGCTCTTGAACAGTTTTCTCCAAAAGAACGAAATTTTTCTGGCCTTACGATGGGAATTTCGGAGGCCGATTACGAGCAAATTGTGCAAGAAATCGATGCTTTCCGCAGGCGGATTGCTCAAATCGCTTTGAAAGGCCGCGGTGTCGGCCGAGTTTACCGGTTGAATTTACAGTTGTTCCCGCTGACGTGGGAGGAGGGTAAAAATCATGCTTAA
- the rph gene encoding ribonuclease PH, which translates to MAYTRTDRKPEEFRNLKMTTGFISSADGSVLIEMGRTRVICNATLLPKVPDWLAGRGTGWITAEYSLLPQSTGKRVERERKGASGRTQEIQRLVGRSLRGAADLAALGENAIVVDCDVIEADGGTRTASIIGGFVALAIAVKKIKERLGITQQILKHGITAISVGVVSGNPLCDLCYVEDSAADVDMNVVMQDAKNFIEVQGTGEHASFDRAMLNTLLDLGENACKEIYKKQMELIGGELP; encoded by the coding sequence ATGGCTTACACACGTACTGATAGAAAACCTGAAGAATTTCGCAATCTCAAGATGACCACCGGCTTCATTTCCAGCGCCGACGGTTCTGTCCTCATCGAGATGGGACGTACCCGCGTCATCTGCAACGCGACGCTCCTCCCGAAAGTTCCGGACTGGCTTGCCGGTCGCGGCACGGGCTGGATTACCGCCGAATACAGCTTGCTCCCGCAGAGCACGGGCAAGCGTGTAGAACGCGAGCGCAAGGGAGCAAGCGGTCGCACGCAGGAAATCCAGCGTTTGGTGGGCCGTTCGCTGCGCGGCGCAGCCGATCTCGCCGCCCTCGGCGAGAACGCCATCGTCGTGGACTGCGATGTGATTGAAGCCGATGGCGGCACGCGAACGGCTAGCATCATCGGTGGCTTTGTCGCACTCGCGATTGCCGTCAAAAAAATCAAGGAACGTCTCGGCATCACACAGCAAATTCTGAAACACGGCATCACGGCCATTTCCGTTGGCGTCGTGAGCGGTAATCCGCTTTGCGACCTCTGCTATGTCGAAGATTCAGCCGCCGACGTCGATATGAACGTCGTTATGCAAGACGCAAAGAATTTCATCGAAGTGCAAGGTACGGGCGAACACGCGAGTTTTGACCGCGCCATGCTCAACACGCTCCTCGACCTCGGCGAAAACGCCTGCAAGGAAATCTACAAGAAGCAGATGGAACTCATCGGCGGCGAACTGCCGTAG
- a CDS encoding prephenate dehydratase, translated as MKKIAFQGRRGAYSESAAYHLFGNDIEVVPMDTFEQIFQGIETGVVDGGAIPIENSTAGSIYDNYDLLYKWRHPIVAEVKLQIEHTLCALPGTKLEDLTEVLSHPQGLAQCSRFFGQHPNIKSTAFYDTAGSAEEIAKRGDKHIGAIASAYAAKFYGLDILKQGLENLPGVNFTRFYAIQKTAIELPDFKANETGKPPIKTTLLFMLSDSSKSGALYEALGCFAKRKLNLTRIESRPHPDRPWEYIFHLSFEGNPKDPNVVEALKELQQYTDFIYRLGSFREGTTEKLSY; from the coding sequence ATGAAGAAAATAGCATTCCAGGGCCGTCGCGGGGCCTACAGCGAAAGCGCCGCCTACCACCTGTTCGGAAACGATATCGAAGTCGTGCCGATGGACACGTTCGAACAAATTTTCCAAGGCATTGAAACAGGTGTCGTTGATGGAGGCGCCATCCCTATAGAAAACTCGACCGCAGGTTCCATTTACGACAACTATGACTTGCTTTACAAGTGGCGCCATCCGATTGTCGCCGAAGTCAAGTTGCAGATTGAACATACGCTCTGCGCATTGCCGGGCACAAAGCTCGAAGACCTTACCGAAGTGTTGAGCCACCCGCAGGGACTTGCACAGTGCAGCCGCTTTTTCGGACAGCACCCGAACATCAAGAGTACCGCTTTTTACGATACCGCAGGCAGTGCCGAAGAAATTGCGAAACGTGGCGACAAGCACATCGGTGCGATTGCAAGCGCTTATGCCGCCAAATTCTACGGTCTTGACATCTTGAAGCAAGGACTCGAAAATTTGCCGGGCGTGAACTTCACGCGCTTTTACGCCATTCAAAAAACGGCCATTGAATTGCCTGACTTCAAGGCAAATGAAACAGGCAAGCCACCCATCAAGACAACACTTCTGTTCATGTTGAGCGATTCAAGCAAGTCTGGCGCTTTGTACGAAGCACTCGGTTGCTTTGCCAAGCGTAAGCTGAACCTCACGCGCATCGAGAGCCGCCCGCATCCGGACCGCCCGTGGGAATACATTTTTCACCTTTCGTTCGAAGGCAATCCGAAGGACCCGAATGTCGTTGAAGCGCTCAAGGAGCTACAGCAATATACGGACTTCATCTACCGCCTCGGAAGTTTCCGCGAAGGAACAACAGAGAAACTGAGCTATTAA
- a CDS encoding response regulator transcription factor, which produces MIYIVEDDAEVREMETYALKSSGFEVLAFDCGKAMDEQVKVNVPDLFILDIMLPGEDGLSILKRLRSQEITRDIPVIMLTAKGAELDKVKGLDLGADDYMAKPFGILELISRVRAVLRRSDRGTVVSEVSEIFSVGNVELDDRRHLVRVNGNAVDLTFKEYELLKLLMSHPGTVYSRQQILEKIWGIDFDMDTRTVDMHVKTLRQKLGDQGSIVQTVRNVGYKAL; this is translated from the coding sequence ATGATTTATATTGTTGAAGATGATGCCGAAGTCCGGGAAATGGAAACCTACGCTTTAAAAAGTAGCGGTTTCGAGGTCTTGGCCTTTGATTGTGGCAAGGCCATGGATGAACAGGTGAAGGTCAATGTGCCGGATTTGTTTATCCTGGATATCATGCTTCCCGGAGAAGACGGCCTGAGTATCCTCAAGCGTCTGCGAAGCCAGGAAATTACAAGGGATATTCCGGTCATCATGCTTACGGCAAAGGGAGCGGAACTGGACAAGGTAAAAGGTCTGGACTTGGGTGCCGATGACTATATGGCAAAACCCTTCGGAATCCTGGAACTGATTTCCAGGGTGCGGGCGGTTCTCCGTCGTTCTGATCGGGGGACTGTGGTATCGGAGGTATCGGAAATTTTTTCTGTCGGCAATGTGGAATTGGATGACAGGCGCCACCTGGTACGGGTAAACGGGAATGCGGTCGACTTGACCTTTAAGGAATATGAATTGCTGAAATTGTTGATGTCTCACCCTGGAACGGTCTATTCCCGTCAGCAGATTCTGGAAAAAATATGGGGCATTGATTTTGATATGGACACGCGCACTGTGGATATGCACGTGAAAACCCTCCGGCAGAAGTTGGGGGACCAGGGGTCCATCGTACAAACCGTCAGAAACGTAGGGTATAAGGCGCTATGA
- a CDS encoding inorganic phosphate transporter, translated as MTTFYIILVAMLLVLALFDLFVGVSNDAVNFLSSAVGSKAFKYKTLIIFAAVGVFCGATFSSGMMDIARHGIYMPQYYTFAELMCVYAAVMFTDVILLDIFNSYGMPTSTTVSMVFELLGASVAIASIKILGDDSLSLGNLINTSKALTVIMGIFLSVAIAFVVGLAVQYVTRLIFSFGYKKKLRYFVGIFGGVSLTSIFYFILVKGLKNMSFVGEGYKTFLSENETLLIMAMFVGFFAICHLLHAVGVNVLKVIIAFGTFSLALAFAGNDLVNFVGVPLTSLSSLLHLLSDSGNPLDYNMSFLLQSEPGQWYLLMIAGLIMVLSLVFSKKAKNVVKTSVSLAAQNSSDEIFGTNPVARALVRGSNAVVKFVSSLVPRKISNKLNSRFNTKQMILEEEGAAFDLLRACVNLMLASSLIALGTSLKLPLSTTYVTFMVAMGTSLADRAWNRETAVYRITGVLSVIGGWFLTAFAAFASASVVATVLHLGGLPVIFALFAVVIFVLVRSNLKYRENKKDKTEERFEKILAASPESKVYPLIQDYSRREWSEILRWCADCYEKLLVGLLREDLGELRSVNKKVKILKKHVQRNRRHGTLCTERLAQEDLVVKNFFLYQANDFMGDALFSLEQISSPCKNHVDNGFSPVDKEKRKKLLRMAAHVRQKIEYTADMVESMDFSCYDDVRNQLREEGSKIFGERKAEMMKTGSENIRAEILYLTILYESWALLDSVGSVAKASRKFLTVKQ; from the coding sequence ATGACGACTTTTTATATCATTCTTGTGGCGATGTTGCTGGTGCTTGCCCTGTTCGACTTGTTCGTGGGCGTCAGTAACGATGCTGTGAATTTTTTGAGTTCCGCCGTAGGAAGCAAAGCTTTTAAGTATAAAACACTGATAATCTTTGCTGCGGTAGGAGTTTTTTGTGGAGCCACCTTCAGCAGTGGCATGATGGATATTGCGCGGCATGGCATTTATATGCCCCAGTATTACACCTTCGCCGAACTCATGTGCGTGTATGCGGCGGTGATGTTTACCGATGTAATCCTCTTGGATATATTCAACTCCTACGGAATGCCCACTTCCACTACCGTTTCCATGGTTTTTGAACTGTTGGGGGCTTCGGTCGCTATAGCCAGTATCAAGATCCTGGGGGACGATTCCCTGTCTTTAGGGAACCTCATTAATACTTCCAAGGCATTGACGGTGATTATGGGCATCTTCCTCTCGGTGGCCATCGCCTTTGTGGTGGGCCTTGCTGTGCAATATGTAACTCGCCTGATATTCTCTTTTGGCTACAAGAAAAAACTCCGTTACTTTGTAGGAATTTTCGGCGGCGTATCCCTTACCTCCATCTTCTACTTTATCCTTGTCAAGGGGCTCAAGAATATGAGTTTTGTGGGTGAAGGGTACAAGACCTTCCTCTCGGAAAACGAGACACTCCTTATTATGGCCATGTTCGTGGGCTTTTTTGCGATATGCCATTTGCTCCATGCCGTTGGCGTGAACGTATTGAAGGTGATTATCGCTTTCGGTACCTTCTCCCTGGCACTTGCTTTTGCTGGAAATGACTTGGTGAACTTCGTAGGAGTGCCCCTGACCAGCCTCTCTTCTTTGCTGCACTTGCTTAGCGATTCCGGTAATCCTCTAGATTACAATATGTCTTTCCTGTTGCAGTCGGAGCCGGGACAGTGGTACCTTCTGATGATTGCGGGCCTTATCATGGTCCTTTCCTTGGTGTTTTCCAAAAAGGCGAAGAACGTAGTAAAGACGTCCGTTTCCTTGGCTGCCCAGAATTCCTCAGATGAAATTTTCGGAACTAACCCGGTAGCCCGGGCACTGGTTCGCGGGTCCAATGCTGTGGTCAAGTTCGTTTCTAGTCTTGTTCCAAGGAAGATTTCTAATAAACTTAATTCGCGGTTCAATACCAAGCAGATGATTTTGGAAGAAGAAGGAGCCGCCTTCGACCTGCTGCGTGCCTGCGTGAACCTGATGCTGGCTAGTTCCCTTATTGCCCTTGGAACCTCTCTCAAGCTGCCTCTTTCCACCACTTATGTGACGTTCATGGTGGCCATGGGTACAAGCCTTGCGGACAGAGCCTGGAACAGGGAAACAGCGGTGTATCGCATTACGGGAGTACTCTCGGTAATCGGTGGTTGGTTCTTGACAGCCTTTGCTGCCTTTGCCAGCGCCTCGGTGGTAGCCACGGTTCTTCATCTGGGAGGGCTTCCCGTGATTTTCGCCCTGTTTGCGGTGGTCATTTTTGTCCTGGTCAGGTCAAATCTGAAATACCGTGAAAATAAGAAGGACAAGACGGAAGAACGGTTTGAGAAAATCCTTGCTGCAAGTCCCGAAAGCAAGGTGTACCCGCTAATACAGGATTACAGTCGCAGAGAATGGAGTGAAATCCTTCGGTGGTGTGCAGATTGCTACGAAAAACTGCTGGTGGGCCTTTTACGTGAAGACCTGGGAGAACTCCGGTCGGTGAACAAGAAAGTAAAAATCTTGAAGAAACACGTACAACGGAACCGACGCCATGGAACCCTTTGCACGGAAAGGCTTGCCCAGGAAGATTTGGTGGTAAAGAACTTTTTCCTGTATCAGGCCAACGATTTTATGGGAGACGCCCTGTTCAGTCTGGAACAGATTTCGTCTCCGTGCAAGAATCATGTGGATAACGGCTTTAGCCCCGTGGATAAGGAAAAGCGGAAGAAACTTTTGCGGATGGCCGCCCATGTGAGACAGAAAATAGAATATACGGCCGATATGGTGGAATCCATGGATTTCAGCTGCTATGACGATGTGCGCAATCAATTGCGCGAAGAAGGCTCCAAAATTTTCGGTGAACGGAAAGCGGAAATGATGAAGACCGGTTCAGAAAATATCAGGGCGGAAATCCTTTATTTAACTATTCTTTATGAGTCCTGGGCTTTGTTGGACTCGGTAGGATCCGTGGCCAAGGCCAGCAGGAAGTTCCTAACCGTAAAACAATAA
- the bioB gene encoding biotin synthase BioB yields the protein MSFIENLKLKVLQGYEITREEAIKLLSENLQELCDAANEIREKFHGDNFDFCSIVNARSGRCSENCKYCAQSSYYHTGAPEYKLLSADKIVEDAKKKEAAGIPRYSIVTSGRTLSNRDVEQICEALRRLKKETKLSICLSAGLLNREQFDKLKEAGLTRFHNNLETYRRHFPDVCTTHTYDDKIGALQNALAAGLEICSGGIMGLGETMEDRIDMCLDLRKLGVKSTPVNVLNAIPGTPYENLPKLTNDEFCRIVAIYRFINPKAFIRLAGGRGVLGDDGKRAFKSGANAAITDDMLTTAGVNSCKDFELVKGLGFKPHGFIE from the coding sequence ATGTCTTTTATCGAAAATCTCAAGTTAAAGGTATTGCAAGGTTACGAAATCACGCGCGAAGAGGCGATTAAGCTTTTGAGTGAAAACTTGCAGGAACTCTGCGATGCCGCCAACGAGATCCGCGAAAAGTTCCACGGTGACAACTTTGATTTTTGTTCCATCGTGAACGCCCGCAGCGGACGCTGCTCCGAAAACTGCAAGTACTGCGCCCAAAGCAGCTACTACCACACCGGAGCTCCCGAATACAAGCTCCTCAGTGCCGACAAAATCGTGGAAGACGCAAAGAAGAAAGAAGCGGCAGGCATCCCGCGTTACTCCATCGTGACTTCGGGCCGTACGCTTTCGAACCGCGACGTGGAACAGATTTGCGAAGCGCTCCGCCGCCTGAAAAAAGAAACAAAGCTTTCGATTTGCCTTTCGGCAGGCCTCTTGAACAGGGAACAGTTCGACAAGCTCAAGGAAGCAGGCCTCACCCGCTTCCACAACAACCTGGAAACTTACCGCCGCCACTTCCCGGATGTTTGCACAACGCACACCTACGACGATAAAATCGGCGCACTCCAGAACGCCCTTGCCGCAGGTCTTGAAATTTGCAGCGGAGGCATCATGGGCCTTGGCGAAACGATGGAAGACCGAATCGACATGTGCCTGGATTTGCGCAAACTCGGCGTCAAGTCCACACCGGTGAACGTGCTGAATGCGATTCCCGGAACGCCTTACGAGAACCTCCCGAAACTCACGAACGATGAATTCTGCCGCATCGTGGCCATTTACCGATTTATCAACCCGAAGGCATTTATCCGCCTTGCAGGCGGTCGTGGCGTACTCGGCGACGACGGCAAGCGAGCATTCAAGAGCGGTGCAAATGCAGCCATCACGGACGACATGCTCACCACTGCCGGCGTAAACAGTTGCAAGGACTTCGAGCTTGTGAAAGGTCTCGGATTCAAGCCACACGGATTTATTGAGTAA
- a CDS encoding DUF3078 domain-containing protein: MKKSLFAIGCAALISASTAFADGGMFEAWLPENMTADVVAAVKFTRMQFSNWKLEDGTSSYTWLFSYDADLKNHWSVVDWRNKLNLALGYTWTDGLGKRKSSDKIFYETMADFNVSEKIKPYVGARFESQFTRGYDYSEDEDGNEIKTTISHFMAPGYVTQMAGVGYFPNDNFSTRLAFANRMTIVNDDSDTYAYADDKDTKKVEKFKDEPGLESITEFKYAFSDIVNFKSRLWAFVNFKGFDQIDGRWENLLVVSLSPLFEFQVGYDIAYDKDLDEDSQHKNMILVGVTWRWF; the protein is encoded by the coding sequence ATGAAAAAGTCATTATTCGCAATCGGATGCGCAGCTCTTATTTCTGCATCGACGGCATTTGCCGATGGGGGCATGTTCGAAGCTTGGCTCCCTGAAAACATGACGGCTGACGTGGTTGCTGCTGTGAAGTTCACACGCATGCAGTTCAGCAACTGGAAGCTCGAAGACGGTACGTCTTCGTACACGTGGCTTTTCAGCTACGATGCTGACCTTAAGAACCACTGGAGCGTTGTGGACTGGCGCAACAAGCTGAACCTTGCTCTCGGCTACACCTGGACGGACGGCCTTGGCAAGCGCAAGTCTTCTGATAAGATTTTCTACGAAACAATGGCTGATTTCAACGTTTCCGAAAAGATTAAGCCGTATGTTGGCGCCCGCTTCGAATCTCAGTTTACGAGAGGCTATGACTACAGCGAAGACGAAGATGGCAACGAAATCAAGACGACCATTTCGCACTTCATGGCTCCGGGCTATGTGACTCAGATGGCTGGTGTCGGCTACTTCCCGAACGACAACTTCTCTACGCGCCTTGCTTTTGCAAACCGCATGACGATTGTGAATGACGATTCCGATACATACGCCTATGCCGATGACAAGGACACAAAGAAGGTTGAAAAGTTCAAGGATGAACCGGGTCTTGAAAGCATCACTGAGTTCAAGTATGCATTCTCCGACATCGTGAATTTCAAGAGCCGTCTTTGGGCTTTCGTGAACTTCAAGGGTTTTGACCAGATTGATGGCCGTTGGGAAAACCTTCTTGTCGTCTCCCTTTCTCCGCTTTTTGAATTCCAGGTTGGTTACGATATCGCTTACGACAAGGACCTGGATGAAGATTCCCAGCACAAGAACATGATTCTCGTCGGTGTGACCTGGCGCTGGTTCTAA
- a CDS encoding C40 family peptidase gives MLLANCAFPVRPGYDRKSGTYKRYRVATTTPEPVDTTAVDPQEELVLEEKLAASPNTSADSLATVEKDASPKDSTAHLSATQSKRDSATVQKGSIKADSAKKEANKKELATKAVAAKTEAASKAKKQTKRAAKPTNLEKYAKEWLGAKYVYGAANKKKTDCSGYVMQVYKGFYNISLDHNAQRIYDDGRGYSIRRSKLQEGDLVFFGNFWKISHVGIYLKGNRFIHASTSKGVVITSMDDNYWSSKYKGARRFK, from the coding sequence GTGTTACTCGCCAACTGCGCTTTTCCCGTGCGCCCAGGATACGACAGAAAGAGCGGTACCTACAAACGATACAGGGTGGCCACCACAACTCCCGAACCCGTCGATACCACCGCCGTAGACCCGCAAGAAGAACTTGTCCTTGAAGAAAAACTCGCCGCATCCCCAAATACAAGCGCAGACTCGCTTGCAACCGTTGAAAAAGATGCAAGCCCCAAAGATTCTACAGCGCATTTGTCTGCAACACAAAGCAAGCGTGATTCGGCGACTGTACAGAAAGGCTCCATAAAAGCCGATTCTGCAAAAAAGGAAGCAAACAAAAAAGAACTCGCTACAAAAGCTGTAGCAGCAAAAACCGAAGCCGCTTCTAAAGCAAAGAAACAGACGAAGCGCGCGGCAAAGCCTACGAACCTTGAAAAATACGCCAAGGAATGGCTTGGAGCCAAATACGTTTACGGGGCTGCGAACAAAAAGAAGACAGACTGCTCCGGCTACGTGATGCAAGTCTACAAGGGCTTTTACAACATTTCGCTCGACCATAACGCACAACGTATTTACGATGACGGGCGCGGCTATTCTATCAGGCGCTCAAAATTGCAAGAAGGCGATCTCGTATTTTTCGGAAACTTCTGGAAAATTAGCCACGTCGGCATTTACTTAAAAGGAAACCGATTCATTCACGCCAGTACAAGCAAAGGCGTGGTGATTACCTCCATGGACGATAACTATTGGTCGTCTAAATACAAAGGTGCAAGGCGGTTTAAGTAG